TGAAAGTTATTTTACATCTTCATCATTTTGGGCATCTGAGGAGCCATCGTCTATGGACAAAATGGAGATTTCTTCTGTCAGAGAGCTTACGTCACAATCATCAGAGACCCACGACTCAGTGTCGGATTGTTGCTGGAGGCTCCAGTTCATGATGCTAGCAGCCAATATAAGCATCATTTTCTGGTATACCTGTTATCATTGTTTAAACATCCAACCAGATTAGTTAACCTGAAAATGCGCAAAGAAAACCAACTTCGGAATATGAAAAGCTATGTACCTCTATTATATCTTCAGGTAACAGAAAAATTGAGCATCCGAGCTTTCTTGCAACACTTATGATGTATGTTGCGTTCAAcatcttttcctcttctgcttAAAAACGGCGATTAGAAACCAAACCTAACATAAATCTCTTGATAAACAACTAAAAGTGACATGGGAACATTTACCTGTTCTTCCTTTAGTTACAAGACCCCAGTCTACAACTCTTGGCTCTACAGCGCTCAAAAGCTCCAAAAAGAATATTCCATTAGACAGATTCTTGTCCTGAAAGGTAACCATCCAAATTTATCATGTTTAGTGTAATATGTATATAGTCTAGCCTCTATGGGTTGCCTCTTTTCTCTACCTTGAAGCTCACAGCTTGAGAGGTCCGACCCATTTTCTTGACTTTTCGGTTTGCCCAGTTTAGAATATCTGTTTCCGTGATTTCTTTACCTTGCCAGTGAGATTTCAAGCTATTCAGAGTTTGGAGCATTGTGTATCTCATCAACTGCCACAAGAAAGCttcatacaaaaaaaacattgtcaTAAGTCTCTCAACTCAAACCACAGTATGAAACACACTATGATCCTTCATGAGGGCTATCTCACCTAAAATGAACTTCTTATTTCCTTGCACAATATCATTACCAGCTACATTGACAAGCGAAAGACGCAGTTCTTTACCAATCTTGATAACTTGGTTGCAATTCTCAACCTTTTTGAATAGTATTTCAATCGGAGGTTTGTTAGCATGTTTCCAGTTGACCGAGCCTGGTGATACTTTGTCAAGAATTTCAAGAAGAACCCATCTGAGGTATGTCATGAAGAGATTTTAGTTTCAAGAAAATCAcaccaaatgaaaaaaaaacctgCTTATACTCACCCATTTCTAACATCCTCAAAAACATTATCGACATAAGTAGCAGCACCAAGACTGTTAAGCCAGAGGCGAAAGCATctttcttcttgagaagttTCATCATCTTCTGTGATCATTTCAGCAAAAGAGACAGGTGGATTCGAACTCTCTTCAGACAATCCATTCCTACAACAAAGATCatacttataagttataaccaaACTAGCTTAATGTAGAGAATAGATATATAACTATCAAGCTTTCCTGTATTGACCTGTGCTGAAACAGTTGCGCCACAAAGGCAAGATTAAGATTTGCAGAGCCTTCGACTATATCTTCAGGAGAAAGGTATCTTTTACAGTCGAGCTTCTCTGCTTGTTCAAGGACTTTCTTTGCTCTCTCTGAAGGGTCTTTGGTCTCTAATGTCACATGTGTACTGTGTTCAGGGGCAAGAGCATTTAGCAAATATGCATATGCCTCTCcatcctcaaaaaaaaaaaaaaaaatcgaaagctGAATAATCGCAAACATGGATGATAGAAGAAAGTGTAGTAGCAGGACCAAGTTAATACGTACCTTAATATCAGAAGAGAAGTTGGTTACTTGTTTCTCGTAACCAGCTTTCTTAAGATGGAAATTCATCCATTTCAGCAAAATCTTTTCAGGAGCTAGTCCCACAAGCTCCTCCACGTCCtggaaaaaactaaattagtaaagttcttttgtttttttggtcaaaaaattAGTAAAGTGCTTTAGACTTTACCTGATTATCTTCCGCCAACTCAACAAGTTGTGGAGTTTTCTTAAGATTGAGATCAGACAACAATtgtatcttaatattattaccatatcaaaaataaaagtcaGTAACCATCTATCATCTTATGGTAAAGTAATGTAAAGTAACTCTACCTTTATAATCTGAAATATCAGCCCAAGCACGAGATGCGGCTATAAAAAACGAATAGTAAGAATTAGAAAAcatagaaaaagaaagaagcttCCTTTTACTGATTCAGTACTCACTGTTCCTTCAGCAATGTCCTGAGTTCCAATGTTAACGACGGTGCAGCCAATTGCCTTTGCAGAGTTGAGACAGAGGGAAAGGTTCTCAGTTCTCTCCCATGGATTAAGTTCTTTCTTCATATTGATTGCTCTTTCATCTATCGTGCCAGGCACTGCTGCATTTATAAGCTTACTGTGCAACAAGAATCAGAATCAAAACCACTCAAGGTTCCATAGTTtgttaatttcaaatttatgaagttattatatattaatatatatatgtgtgtaccACAAAATAACACCATCTTTAACAATATCAAACAAGGCATCAGTAGCAGGATTGATTGGAATATAGCTGTTCCAGAGAGGGTCTTctctcaaataattatttatatgggAGATATAGGAAGCTTTTTCGGATTCACTGATCGCGCGGTGAAATGTTGTAGTACTTGTCTTAAGAAACGATGTAGCACCTTTTGATCCTCCTTTTCGGGATTGCACAGCTAAAAAGGCCTGTCACAAACAGTTTAGCCACTTGGATGTAATATCTAGATATTGTATTTAGATATTGGATCTAAATGCTGTAACCAAATACAAAAATGAACATGAAAAATAACACACGTAACGGCATTTTTGAGAGAGCGTTATCAAACTAACCAGGAGAAAGGTTTCGAATTCAACTTCCTCATGACGATTGGGATAAGACTCATCCAATATCGTTTTGATCTCATTTTCAACAAAAGTACCACTGAAATCTTTCAAGTTTGCTAGAAATGGGGGCAAATCTTTCACAGTTACACGGCCCGAACGAGTTTTTGTCGAAACAAACTAAGAAAAAAGGATCCGAATAGTCAATATATGTTGTAGGCTACAAAAGTGCGTGAAGTGATGTGTGGTAAAGTGAAAAGAGAGACCTTGGATTTAAGGTTGCGTAACTCCACTTGTGTGAATTGGCTTTGTAGCCATGGATCAGAGACTAGAACACCAACGTAACTAGacatcttctcttctctttcgcACAATTCaattaaaaccaaacaaaatacTAGGGGAGAAGAAGACGTTAacttcttaataattttcttgttCAAATCTAATTTAGTAAAAGATCTTGTAATTTTTATGTATCTGTTTTTGCTATTTCAAAAACGAAATCTGATTGGAACGAAAGCAAAGAGAGGCGGGAGTAAGATAGAGGATGCTTTTTGATTAGTATATTTTTCTTAGTTTAGTGTATTTTATTAACTGAAGTTGTAATTTTATAATTGTGTAAACTTGCATATCTGATTATTTTTAGgagaaataattattattagatTATATTTCTAGTGgctttttataagaaaacaatTCTCTAAGATTTTGAATATCTATAGGATTTAATGATATGATACTTTTTCCATAGctgcatattttattaatatatatattttggggGTATAAGTTCATAAATATTTAAGGGATTTTTAGAAATGCCAGTTGTTAAGTTTCTTCTTGTTCCCCAAAAGCTACCACAAAATGATGGTTCGAAAAATTATCAACATTTGTTAACACCTTCCTATTATCATTGACAAATACAACCtttgaactaaaaaaaaaagaaaaagcctTTGAACTTTTTCATTACAACTTGTATGGTTGTATATGTTCGTTAGGAGCCACTATCGATAAAAAAACTATCCTTGTGCAATTCCTTTTTGGACGGATCGTAATCTTCACAGTATTGGAGACAAGCTTGGTCTAGTCCATAATGTGGATGTCACTGAATGGAAAATATGGAGGTCGATATGGACAGCCATAAACCAGGAAAATTATGAAGAAAGATTCGTATCCGGATCAGGTATAAAAGGCTATTTAAACACGGCTCCTACTGCCGACTCATCTCATCTCACATGGAGAGAATGCATGTGAGAAGAAAATAGCAGACCTTCTTACTGAGAGCCAAAAGGAGAGTGTGTTTTCAAGAATTCTGCAAGACTCTAAAACAGATGAGAAGACTAAGTCCTTACTCAGGAGACTAAACCATTGACTGTTGATAATGTCTCAAGCAGCTTAAAGAACATTACCATGCCCCGCAAGTTGACAATGGTAGATATCACCATGCTCGGTACTTACAAGATCACCCTTGTGATCGGCATTTttagtagtataatattattttacataattatttttaatgaatttttatgtttttattaaattactaatataattttttttgtagtataACACATGGCTAGATGTTATTTCTAAATTATGATCCTACCTTAAGATAGATATAATTGGTAATTCTCATAATTGATgtgtaaataaaatttgattttgaacaattaaaatattaagaatcATATTTCGTTCAATGTACAAGGTTCATATTTTTTACATGGCCTCCCAATCATGAACATATCTCCCTTGAACTTACGTTTCTCTTGACACTCCCAAACATTCATATTCACAAATTTCCATAACTGTATAAAACTACAGAACACAGAGCATTAATATGAACATGATGAACCAGATACCCATAACATGTTACAGAAGAAAGATAGGCTTATACAGCAGCCTTCTTCTGCGTGTACTTAACAGAGAAGAAGACATGCACAGGAATGTTGACAAGCCCAAGGACGACTAAAAGCCAGAAGAAGTAATCAAGATGTCCTTTATCAAGGTCGTCTGGAATCCAACCTTCTTTACCATCAGCCGTAGTGAAATACGCCACAAGAGTGAGAATCAACAAGCTCAGGTAGAAGAAGCGCTAAAGCGCTGCACAAGCTTCTCATTGCATCTGGAGATTGCTCATAGAAAAACTCGAGCCGACCaatgaagaagaaaacctcTGCGATTCCCATTAACATGTACTGAGGGCCCTGCCAGAATATGTTCATTGACACCGCATCTCGAGCTAGCTGCAACCGCACTGTGGCAACGACAGCTGCAGCTGCAATGCTCAGGACAGATAGAAACAGACCAATTCCCATTAGCTGCAGATCAGTGAATCCTTTTTGGTGTGCCAGTAACCGTGTGTGTGCTTAATCTTCCTGCTTCCAGAGATTACAGAGTTTTTATCTTCAGGGGGATTGAGAAGAAACTCTAGTAATAGGGCTGCCTCCAGGCTTCTGAAACCTATAAAGCTGAGCTCCAAAGAAGAAACTCACTGTGAAGCAACAACCCACTCAAAGACGTCTCCTTTTGTGATAGTATGCTCACACACTCAAGAACTCACTGAACAAGCTGATGAACACTCAACACTTAGAAGGGAAAGCAAAGAACAGAACACTTTAGAGCAAGAACAAGACAAGAGATTGTTAACCCAGTTACACCCGTTAAATAGGGTGTTAGTCTGGGCCGGGAACTGTCTCCCGGAATCCACTAGATCAAAGGTTACAAGAGAGTATCAGACACCCCACAAGCCCCTTACAAAGCTTCTCTCGGAATCACTCTCTACCCACTTCCCAAGAACAAAGATACAAGTTTATGCTGTGTATTTTGTTCTAACTTCTTGTCTTACTTTATCTCTATGCAATGTACCTATTTATATGAAAAGACTTGATAACCTAGTTGCTTCTGTGATGCCGTTTTGATCCCATCACAAGCACGCTCCATGTACGGAACCAGGCTGTCTACTCTCTCTTATCTTCTTGTTCAGTACCCGACAAACAGCAGTTTGCTTTTGCTTTTATGAGCTGCGGCAAACGGCTAGTCTTTGTGGTCCTGCAAAGAGAAACTCACGTGGTCTTGTCCAAGATACATTGATACTTCTTCTtcacgtcttcttcttcttctatcttcATCATGATCTTCTTTGCTAAGACTCAACAATTCTCCACCTAGCAAAGACAGATCAAAGATAGTCACAGACGTCACAGAACTATAGAGATATTGATAGTAATCCGATCCAGTTAACAGGATTCCCTTCCCGGCGTCTGAGTTGATTACTCAGACTTGACCCTCAGTAAGTCCAATGCTGACTGGAACTTACTGACTGGCAAGATCTTTGTGAAGATATCTGCTGGATTGTGCAGCGTAGAAATCTTCAGAACGTTCACATGACCATGAGCAATGACTTGTCTGATCTTGTGAAACTTGGTGTCTATATGTTTGGTTCGTTCATGATGAACATTGTTCTTTGATAACGCAATGGCGCTTTGAGAATCACAGAACACCTCAACAGCTCTCTGTTCATAACCAAACTCCTTCAGGATGCCTTTGAGCCACAACGCTTCCTTAACAGCCTCATTCAACGccatatactcagcttcagTGGTAGATAAAGCCACAACATCTTGTAGAGATGATTTCCAGCTGATAGTATTTCCTCCAAGCGTGAACACAACACCACTGATTGATCTTCTTCCATCAATATCAGCTGCATAATCTGAATCACAGTAGCCTCTGAGAACAAATTCTGAACCCTTTTTGTAGCAGAGCTTCGTTTCCATGGTACCACGAATGTATCTCAACACCCACTTGACTCCCAACCAGTGTTCTTTGATGGGATTCCCCATGAACCTGCAGATCATCCCAACTGGATAAGCTAGATCAGGTCGTGTGCCAATCATAGAGTACATAATGCTTCCGACTGCATTGGCATAAGGCACTGACTTCATGtactcttcttcatctcttAACTGCTCTGGTGTAGCTGCACGCAACTTCAAGTGTGCACCTAAAGGTGTTGACACTTTGTTCGAGTTTTCCATTTTATACAGCTCTAACACCTTTTTGAGATAGCTTTCCTGACCCATCCACAGCTTCCCTGCAACACGATCTCTTCTGATTTCCATACCAAGAATCTTCTTGGCTGGTCCAAGGTCTTTCATATCAAATTTATCACTCAGCTTCTGTTTCAGTTCTGCAATAACGCTCTTCTCTTTAGCTGCAACCAACATGTCATCTACATAGATGAGTAGATACGCCTTTGATCCGTTCTCGTGTGCTTTGATGTAAACACAACTATCTCTGAGACTCTGTGTAAACCCAATCTCAGACATATATCCATCAAACTTCTCGTTCCACATCCTTGGTGCTTGCTTAAGACCATATAGAGCCTTGTTCAAGAGACACACTTGATTAGGCTTGAACTGATCTTCACAACCCTCAGGAGCTTCCATGTAGATCTTTTTATCTAACTCTCCGTGTAAGAAGGCTGTCTTGACATCCAACTGTTCAAGCTCCAAGTTCTCTTCAACAACAATAGACAGTAGTATCCTTATAGATACATGTCTCACTACAGGGGAGAATATCTCAGTATAATCAACTCCTTCTCTCTGAGCATACCCTTTGGCAACAAGCCTTCCCTTAAACCTTGGTGATTCAACCCCTGGAATTCCAGATTTATGTTTGAAAATCCAACGGCAACCAATAACACGTTGTCCTTTTGGTCTCTCGACAACAGTCCATGTATGATTCTTTTTATGTGATTCCATCTCCTCACCCATTCCATCTTTCCAGAACTCCCAATCATCACTGAGCCTCGCTTCTTGATAACTTCCAGGTTCTTTTATATCTCCGTCAACAGTGGTAATAAGTGCTTCTGCGTCAAagtgatcatcttcatcatcagtATCCTCACTGAAGTACCCCTCCACATCAAATCTTCTTGGAGCCCTtacttctcttctagctctgtCTCTGACGAGATGATAACTCACTGGTGACTCAACAGCTTCTTGATTCTCGTTTTGGACTTGTTCATCTGATTGCTCAAGATGATCATGTCCTTCCTCTGCAGCTTCTGTATCTTCATTCTGAGCATTCCCATCAGGTGTAGAATCTCCAAGGGATCCTATCTCTTCCGAGAGATCTCCACCTGAACCTGAATCTCCAGTTCCTTCTGGATCAATGTTGAAAATTATCTCTGAAGTCTCATATTCACTGCCCTGAATCTGTTTTCCCCGTTGAATCACATCCTTGTACACAGCATTCTCTTGGAACATCACATTTCTACTGATCAtacacttcttctcttctagcaaCCAAACCTTGTAACCTTTAACTCCTGGTGGATACCCAAGCATTACTCCCTTCTTGGCTCGTGGAGTAAGCTTTCCATCGTCTGAATGTGCAAAACAAACACACCCAAATCTTCTCAAGTAACTGTAACCCGGAGACTTTCCTGACCATTTCTTGTCTGGAATCTCAAAGTTAATTGCAGAAGATGGTGTTTTGTTTATCAGTGTTACAGCTGTTTGAGTTGCTTCAGCCCAAAACGTCTGAGGTAGACCAGAGTCACTCAACATACTTCTTACCTTCTCCATGATAGTACGGTTCATCCTCTCAGCAATGCCATTTTGCTGAGGGGTGTATGCACACGTTCTATGCCTCACGATCCCTTTTTCTTTACAGAAATCATTGAACCTCGTGTTGCAGAACTCAAGCCCGTTGTCAGTTCTCAATATCTTCACCTTTCTCTCTGTCTGGTTCTCAATCATGATACTCCATTCCACAAACTTACCATAAGCTTCATCTTTGTGCTTCAAGAAGTACACCCACGTCTTCCTAGTGTAGTCATCAATAAACGAGTGAAAGCCAGAGGTTGGTCAGATGTATGCAACAGAGAGAAAGAGCGATGATACTGTCTTATGGCACAGAAGGCTGGGTCACATGAGTCAGAAGAACCTTGATCTGCTGGTTAGAAAAGGTCTTCTAGACAGAAATCATTGAACCTCGTGTTGCAGAACTCAAGCCCGTTGTCAGTTCTCAATATCTTCACCTTTCTCTCTGTCTGGTTCTCAATCATGATACTCCATTCCACAAACTTACCATAAGCTTCATCTTTGTGCTTCAAGAAGTACATCCACGTCTTCCTAGTGTAGTCATCAATAAACGAGATGAAGTATTGGCATTTTCCTAGAGACAATGGCACACTTGGAGCACCCCATAAGTCTGAATGAATGTAGTCTAACCGATCTTTAGTGTCATGTGTAGCTACTGAGAAACTGACTCTCTTTGCCTTACCATACACACAGTCTTCACACATCTCCATTACAGAGACCTTCTTTCTGTCTAGAAGACCTTTTCTAACCAGCAGATCAAGGTTCTTCTGACTCATGTGACCCAGCCTTCTGTGCCATAAGACAGTATCATCGCTCTTTCTCTCTGTTGCATACATCTGACCAACCTCTGGCTTTCCCTGCAGTATGTAGAGTTTCTCACACCTCTTTCCACTCATAAGAGTCTTGGTTCCATCTTTGACACTGAGAATCCCGTTCTTTGATTCAAAACTGCATCCAAGTTCTTCTAGTGTTCCCATAGATAGAAGATTTCTATCCATCTCAGGGATATACCTTACACATGTTAGTAGAAAGGTTGAGCCATCTTCATTTTTGATTCTGACATTACCAACTCCTTTCACCTTAGACGTAGTCTTGTTTCCCATACGTACTGATCCTCCAACATCTTCTCTTAGAGTCTCGAACCACTCTTTCTTATGAGTCATATGATAGCTGCATCCAGTATCCATTACCCACTCGTGTTCCAGATTTATGTCTATTAACAACAGTGCTTCTGACACATATAAGCCTGCAGCATCATTCTTGTTATCTTTAACCATGGCAGCTTCTCCTCTGCTGCTACTTCCTTGTTGCTTGGACTTGGTCTGAAATTTGTTCTTGTTTGAACAAGTATTCCTGAAGTGTCCTTCTTCTCCGCAAGTCCAGCACACCTTCTTGTTCTTAGACTTTGATCTTGACTTTGACTGTCTAGAAGATCTGTCTTTCCCCTCTGACCTTCCTCGTTGATCACCTCTGTCCCTGACATACAGACTTTCTGCTTACCCTTTAGACCCACGTGAATTTGAACCTGTCTCAAGTTCCTTAGCGTAAATGGCTGCAACAACTTCATCAAGCGTCAGTGTTGTTCTTCCTGAGCCATATCTTAGCGTGTCACGTAGTTGATCAAACTGTTTAGGTAGAGACATAAGCAACAAGATAGCTTGGTCTTCATCAGAAACCATAACACCAATGTTCTCTAGATCCGTTATGAGATGTAGGTACTCATCAATGTTGTGTTCAATAGACAAGCTTTCAGACATCTTGTACCCATAGAGCTTCTGCTTCAGGTAGAACCGGTTTCGAAGCGCTTTAGCAAGATAGAGCTGGTCCAGTGCTCTAATCATCCCAGCTGCTGTTTCTTCCTTCCTTATCTTCCTCAGAACTCTATCAGTAACGCTCAAGATGATAGTGCTTCTAGCTTTCTTCACTTTCTCAGCTAAAGCTTCCGCCTTTTCTAaagcttctttcttttcttcactTGTTTCACCCAGATCTGTGACTTTCTCTGTTGGTTTACCAGATTCTTCCAACGCTTTGCTCAAACCCTGAAGATCAATCTGAGC
The nucleotide sequence above comes from Brassica napus cultivar Da-Ae chromosome A9, Da-Ae, whole genome shotgun sequence. Encoded proteins:
- the LOC125577801 gene encoding fimbrin-4 codes for the protein MSSYVGVLVSDPWLQSQFTQVELRNLKSKFVSTKTRSGRVTVKDLPPFLANLKDFSGTFVENEIKTILDESYPNRHEEVEFETFLLAFLAVQSRKGGSKGATSFLKTSTTTFHRAISESEKASYISHINNYLREDPLWNSYIPINPATDALFDIVKDGVILCKLINAAVPGTIDERAINMKKELNPWERTENLSLCLNSAKAIGCTVVNIGTQDIAEGTPHLVLGLIFQIIKIQLLSDLNLKKTPQLVELAEDNQDVEELVGLAPEKILLKWMNFHLKKAGYEKQVTNFSSDIKDGEAYAYLLNALAPEHSTHVTLETKDPSERAKKVLEQAEKLDCKRYLSPEDIVEGSANLNLAFVAQLFQHRNGLSEESSNPPVSFAEMITEDDETSQEERCFRLWLNSLGAATYVDNVFEDVRNGWVLLEILDKVSPGSVNWKHANKPPIEILFKKVENCNQVIKIGKELRLSLVNVAGNDIVQGNKKFILAFLWQLMRYTMLQTLNSLKSHWQGKEITETDILNWANRKVKKMGRTSQAVSFKDKNLSNGIFFLELLSAVEPRVVDWGLVTKGRTEEEKMLNATYIISVARKLGCSIFLLPEDIIEVYQKMMLILAASIMNWSLQQQSDTESWVSDDCDVSSLTEEISILSIDDGSSDAQNDEDVK